The genomic DNA GTTTTGGCTACAAATTGATGATTATTATAATACGCCTCTATCATTGCAAGTTCATTTGATGTAAGATGGGTATAGGTCATTTGTCTTCACTCCTTATAATTCTTTTGCGGGAACTATCTTGAGTGTAGCACAAATGACTTTTTTATTTGTCTAGCTTAATTTTACAATCGGCGTAATTAAAGAACACTTGAACCACTGCCGTGATATTACTTAGAATAAAAACAAACCTCGCCAAATTAAAACCTCCTTATATTTCAGTTAATAAAAAAAGTATATACTCTAATAAAAGACAATTCAAGCTTTCTTTACAAGTGAAACTGAGAAAAAGTAGATTTCGGTGCCCGACTATTACGCTATAAACAAAAATTGTACACTCGCTATACTGAGTGTACAATTTCAATTACTTTTTTATTTATCAAAATAAATGTTTTATACATGAGAGTTGCGACAAGATTTTTTATACTCATCTAACATAATATTTCCCAGATTTAAACGCTTTTTTGAAAACATTTATAAGTTTATCTCCACTATAAATAAATACGCCCCCTTGATAAACACTTTTGCCTAGAAACGCTAAAATCATAGTAAAGACCAGATTAATTCCCATCGCTACTGCAAAAGTATTTAACGATGCATCCCCCAGCATATAACGTGCGTACATGACTATCGGTGATAGATACGGTATATAAGATGAAATGATAGTCGCTTGGTTACTTCCTAATCCAGTTGCAAGAATCATTACCATAAACATCGCAATAAATAAAGGAATAATCAAAATATACATCAACTGTTGAACTTCCTGAACAGAGGAAACAACAGAACCTAAAATAGCAGCCGTAACAGAATATAGCAAATAACCTAAAACGAAACATATGACAGCTAAGATGATTGCTTGACTATTTTTGCCTTCACTCAAAAAGTCAAATACTCCTGTACTATCTCCAAAAATTCCATAAGATGCATACGCAGCCCCAAAAATTGCTGCTGCTTGCGTTACCCCAACTAGCCCAATGCCAACAATTTTACCAATTAAATGCTGAACTGGTGTAATTGTTGTGAGTAAAATTTCCATAACTCTTGAACTCTTTTCCACCGCAATGTCTTGAGCAACCATTGTAGAAAAGAGCATAACTGCAATGTAGAGAATAAAGCCAACAATATAAACTAGTATTAATGTTTGAACCGAATTATCTTGATTTCCAGCTAAAGATTCTAAGGATAAACGTGTGCTTTCATTCAAAAACTGTTGTTGCGTCGCATCAATATTTAATTGATTTAATTTAATCGATTGATTTACAGTGGTTACAAGACTTTGTAATTGTTCAGACACATTATATTGGAGAGCTCCTTCGTAATAAATTTTTACTTTGTATAGACCAGCGCTATTCTTTTCAATTTTCAAAATGGTTTTACTCGCTCTATCTTTCAGCTCTTTCTCAGCATCTGATAACTTTTGACCGCCGTCAACAAAGTTCAGATTGGTACCTTTACCAACTTCTTTCAGCATAGTAACAGTCTCTTGATTATTTGAAACAACAAGGATGGTTTCTTTACTTGGTTCCTCTTTTTTTAGAATCCCTTCATAATTCATTCCCAAAAATGTCCCTACCATCAAAACCAACAGTATAATAACAAACACTTTTGACACGACTTTTTGTTTGTATGTTTCTAAAGCAATCGTCACTATATTTTTCACTTTACTCACCCACTCTTTCTAGAAAAATATCATTTAACGAAATTGGCTCAATTCTGAATTGCTGAATATTTTCTGATTGAAAAATAAATTTTTGAATTTTCTTCGCAGTACATTCATCTTTTACATAAAAAGAAATAACACCATTTTCTTCTTTATACGATTCTATTTCAAAATCTTGTTTTAATATTTCTCTGTCAAAATCAGCCTGAACAATCACTTTTCTTTTATCCGTTTCATCTTTGATTTCTTTTAAATTTCCTTCTAAAAGAACCTCACCCTTTTTCATCATACAAATGTTTTCACAGATTTCTTCTACGTTTGCCATTTGATGAGAGCTGAAAATTATCGTAGCACTATTTTCCTTCAAAAAAAGAATTGCTTCTTTTAGTTGATTCGCATTAATCGGGTCTAGCCCAGAGAATGGTTCATCCAAAATGACAAGCTTGGGTCCATGAATGATCGATGCAATAAATTGAATCTTTTGTTGATTCCCTTTTGACAATTCACTAATTTTTCGATCTACGTTCTTTTGTATCTTAAAAAAATCCAGCCAAAAGAGGATACTTTTTTCAATTTCTTTCTTTTTCATTTTACGGAGCTTCCCAAAGAAAGTTAATTGTTGTCTCACCGTTCTTTTCGGATATAGGCCACGCTCTTCTGGAAGATAACCGACCTCTTTAGCATCAAAGCGATCAACTTTACGTCCCTGCCATGTTATTTCCCCTTCATCAGGAGAGTAGATGCCTAAAATATGGCGGAAAATAGTAGTTTTACCTGCACCGTTTGCGCCTAAGAAGCCGTAAATTTCGCCTTCTGGAATAGTCAAATTGATTCCTTTAATAATTTCCTGCTCATTCATTTTCTTTTTCAACTTTTTAATTTCTAAGCTCATATTTTCCTCCTTTTTCATTTATCTAAGTACTTTAATTATATTAATCAAACACGGACCACTACATTTTTTTCTTGAACTCTTAAATTTTCATCTTTATCGTCTTACGTTTGTGCATGGATTTCTTAAGTATTTAAAAACAGACAATGAAAAACTATCACCTGACAAGCTACTTTTGTTGTTAGTCACTAAAAATATTCTTGCAAATCAGTGCCTAATATGATAAATTAAGTTAGTATGAGCTGAATATTATCGCTCCAAGATCAAGGCAAAGGAGGAAACTTAAAATGGCAAAAGTATGTTACTTCACTGGTCGTAAGACTTCAAGTGGTAATAACCGTTCACATGCGATGAACTCAACAAAACGCACTGTGAAACCTAACTTACAAAAAGTTCGCGTATTAATCGATGGTAAACCTAAAAAAGTTTGGGTGTCAACTCGTGCTTTGAAATCTGGTAAAATCGAACGTGTTTAATAAACTTAAATAAGCAAAGCTGGACGTTCGTTGTTCGGCTTTTTTTATTGCAAAAAAAAAGAAGTTGGACCTTCATCACTTTGATGAAGGTCCAACTTCTTTTTACTTGTCTTTACTTTGAATAACTGCAATCATCCCTGCATCGAAGGAAAAAGCAGCGGCTTCTTCGATAAATTCATTACTTGCATACGATGTTGGGTAAGGAACATCTTGATTGGTTAATAAATATTTACTGCGTCGTAGCGTCAAGTTTTCTACAGGCGTCAAACAGCAGTATGCCAGATATTCTTTATCTGGCTCTTTTGGTACGATATACGAACCAGGGGCGTAATACTGGATGCTATTTTGACGATCGCATAGACGGATTTGGCGAAGTACGCCTTGAAATCGTGGTTCAAAGGGTAACCAAAGATTGGCTAACAGGTGGTCAATTCTGCCCCCTGTCGCACCGATAATCGTCATCTCTGCTTGTGGAAATCGTTGTAAAGCTTCTTGAAGCGCTAATTGTGTATCTGTATCATCTTTTTCAGCAGGTGCTTGAATGAGTGTTTCGGCAGTTTCTTGGACAAAATGGTATTCTTCTCGTGATAATGAATCAAAATCGCCCACCGCTAATTGTAACGGTAAATCGGCCTCTAATAAATGGAGACAGCCGCGATCAATACCTACGAAATAATCATACGTAGCTGGTTCAATGGTTGGCCAATCACTTGGATTGCCCCCAGCTACCAGTAAGACACGACTCATTTGTCTAGCACTGCTCTCAGTGCATCGATTCGTTCTTGAGGATTTTCAGCATTATAAATGTAGGAGCCTGCAACAAACACTTCCGCACCGGCTTCTTTGCAGCGTGCGGCAGTTTCAGGAACAATCCCGCCATCGACTTCAATTTCATAGGTGTATCCTTTTGTTTCTTTCCATTCTTTTAATTGAGCAATTTTTTCTAGTGAGTTTTCAATAAATGATTGTCCGCCAAAGCCTGGATTGACAGTCATTACCAAGACTTGATCTGCCAAATCTAATACATTTTCGATCATCGAAAGTGGTGTCCCAGGATTGATGGTTACGCCAGCTTTCACACCCGCATTTTTAATCATTTGTAAGGCACGATGAATATGGGGTGTTGCTTCTTGATGGACGGTAATAATATCCGCACC from Enterococcus faecalis includes the following:
- a CDS encoding ABC transporter ATP-binding protein, with translation MKKEENMSLEIKKLKKKMNEQEIIKGINLTIPEGEIYGFLGANGAGKTTIFRHILGIYSPDEGEITWQGRKVDRFDAKEVGYLPEERGLYPKRTVRQQLTFFGKLRKMKKKEIEKSILFWLDFFKIQKNVDRKISELSKGNQQKIQFIASIIHGPKLVILDEPFSGLDPINANQLKEAILFLKENSATIIFSSHQMANVEEICENICMMKKGEVLLEGNLKEIKDETDKRKVIVQADFDREILKQDFEIESYKEENGVISFYVKDECTAKKIQKFIFQSENIQQFRIEPISLNDIFLERVGE
- a CDS encoding thiamine diphosphokinase, yielding MSRVLLVAGGNPSDWPTIEPATYDYFVGIDRGCLHLLEADLPLQLAVGDFDSLSREEYHFVQETAETLIQAPAEKDDTDTQLALQEALQRFPQAEMTIIGATGGRIDHLLANLWLPFEPRFQGVLRQIRLCDRQNSIQYYAPGSYIVPKEPDKEYLAYCCLTPVENLTLRRSKYLLTNQDVPYPTSYASNEFIEEAAAFSFDAGMIAVIQSKDK
- the rpmB gene encoding 50S ribosomal protein L28 → MAKVCYFTGRKTSSGNNRSHAMNSTKRTVKPNLQKVRVLIDGKPKKVWVSTRALKSGKIERV
- a CDS encoding ABC transporter permease produces the protein MSKVKNIVTIALETYKQKVVSKVFVIILLVLMVGTFLGMNYEGILKKEEPSKETILVVSNNQETVTMLKEVGKGTNLNFVDGGQKLSDAEKELKDRASKTILKIEKNSAGLYKVKIYYEGALQYNVSEQLQSLVTTVNQSIKLNQLNIDATQQQFLNESTRLSLESLAGNQDNSVQTLILVYIVGFILYIAVMLFSTMVAQDIAVEKSSRVMEILLTTITPVQHLIGKIVGIGLVGVTQAAAIFGAAYASYGIFGDSTGVFDFLSEGKNSQAIILAVICFVLGYLLYSVTAAILGSVVSSVQEVQQLMYILIIPLFIAMFMVMILATGLGSNQATIISSYIPYLSPIVMYARYMLGDASLNTFAVAMGINLVFTMILAFLGKSVYQGGVFIYSGDKLINVFKKAFKSGKYYVR
- the rpe gene encoding ribulose-phosphate 3-epimerase; the encoded protein is MKLAPSILSADFANLERDIRLVEELGADYIHVDVMDGQFVPNITLGPNIVSAIRPVTKLPLDVHLMIVQPENYINAFAEAGADIITVHQEATPHIHRALQMIKNAGVKAGVTINPGTPLSMIENVLDLADQVLVMTVNPGFGGQSFIENSLEKIAQLKEWKETKGYTYEIEVDGGIVPETAARCKEAGAEVFVAGSYIYNAENPQERIDALRAVLDK